One genomic region from Mercenaria mercenaria strain notata unplaced genomic scaffold, MADL_Memer_1 contig_2089, whole genome shotgun sequence encodes:
- the LOC128552155 gene encoding uncharacterized protein LOC128552155 — protein MDAKLYSHKLSKSTFKNWIKAGLGVLYTKEGIEPFVYDEIEQFQQKCLSDICNNNGLPAGTTCSSCCTENVVICPTDRICNVERGKCSFHRNTATCYLQCGCPNMICHYFKCEIHNAHRFYSPSLKNTDAAHWCSNPWEVAKCFMPPDGYKDATRSEETDFYGINSVIINLKAFQLKVQDDLSKINNIVEKARQVGKAVLHSSYLEVEDGDLQQYFSTLRSLLSDPKYLAGQTYSRNAVKKLSELEGETLVIAIQDIKKLLDDVFNAAEGELRTEKNENKKEAGKQKLELIRITMKSINDFEKQEKMSISDLEKTLQSALDEVEKQTKETIRKKESTNKEHQNKAKDLDTIPSDVELDKIAQAIGRNWELLGPHLGLATTVIDRIKMDYPTSSTRIYRMLFIWRQDKGQKGTKQKLFTAFGKQPSVNIDWNSLGQSFPDDLKHKPRDTRTDKNPGLNAEEQAYKRRKELTVISQSLSRTMMCL, from the exons ATGGATGCTAAATTGTACAGTCATAAACTATCAAAATCCACATTCAAGAACTGGATTAAGGCTGGGTTGGGTGTTCTGTATACTAAAGAAGGCATTGAACCTTTTGTTTATGATGAAATAGAACAGTTTCAGCAGAAATGTTTGAGCGACATATGCAATAACAATGGACTTCCTGCCGGTACCACATGTTCTAGTTGTTGTACGGAAAATGTTGTTATTTGTCCTACAGATAGAATTTGCAATGTAGAGCGTGGGAAATGCAGCTTCCATAGAAATACTGCTACGTGCTATCTCCAGTGTGGTTGTCCTAATATGATATGTCATTATTTCAAATGCGAGATTCATAATGCTCATCGATTCTACAGTCCATCCTTAAAAAACACTGATGCCGCCCACTGGTGCAGCAATCCATGGGAGGTTGCTAAATGTTTTATGCCACCAGACGGTTACAAGGATGCGACGAGATCAGAAGAGACAGATTTTTATGGTATCAACAGTGTTATCATCAACCTTAAAGCATTTCAGTTAAAAGTTCAAGATGACCTTAGCAAGATAAACAATATCGTTGAAAAG GCTAGACAGGTAGGCAAAGCTGTTCTACATTCCTCTTATTTAGAGGTTGAAGATGGAGATCTACAACAGTACTTTAGCACCTTACGGAGTCTTTTGTCAGATCCAAAATATTTGGCTGGTCAAACATATTCACGGAATGCTGTAAAGAAATTATCGGAG CTTGAAGGCGAAACTTTAGTCATTGCTATACAAGATATCAAGAAACTGCTGGATGATGTTTTTAATGCAGCTGAGGGCGAACTAAGGActgaaaagaatgaaaacaagAAGGAAGCTGGGAAACAGAAGTTAGAACTAATCAGAATCACGATGAAGTCtataaatgattttgaaaaacaagaaaaaatgtcaatatctgACCTAGAAAAAACATTACAATCTGCACTTGATGAAgtagaaaaacaaacaaaggaaacaaTAAGAAAGAAAGAATCAACAAATAAGGAACACCAAAATAAAGCTAAAG ACCTAGATACCATTCCTTCAGATGTTGAACTAGATAAGATTGCACAGGCAATAGGACGCAATTGGGAGTTACTTGGACCTCACCTTGGACTTGCTACAACGGTGATAGACCGTATAAAAATGGACTATCCTACTTCGTCAACACGGATATATCGTATGCTATTCATCTGGAGGCAAGATAAAGGACAAAAAGGCACTAAACAAAAGCTGTTCACAGCTTTTGGAAAACAGCCGTCCGTAAATATTGACTGGAATTCACTCG GACAATCATTTCCTGATGATCTAAAACACAAGCCAAGAGATACAc GTACAGATAAAAATCCTGGGTTGAATGCAGAAGAACAAGCATATAAACGACGTAAAGAAC TGACAGTGATTTCTCAGAGTTTGAGTCGGACGATGATGTGCCTCTAG
- the LOC123542533 gene encoding piggyBac transposable element-derived protein 4-like, which translates to MDDSVIDFSDSDFSEFESDDDVPLADLIRNFDDSSDSDGSGSESEDQNNDTWSVNDKTPRPKRPFIGPEPGPTTLLSPDDKEWDFVELFFPVMLIELLVKQTNLYASQKQSRKPDPSWRQVTFVEMKAWLGICVYMSIIQLPQTQMYWSTDKTFGNLSIRKVMKRDRFMKILQYFHVNDRSKMQPRGHPTYDKLFLVRPILDEVRKLCLQNYNAHQNVSVDEAMVKFRGRLSFKQYLPAKPTKYGIKIWVRADPANGYVNDFQVYTGRDGPAENGLAHRVVTELMNGINGRNHIVNMDNYFSSPMLFQELENNGTYARGTVRSNRKGFPHTTLKKKDVKNQGDMKFAQKGELVACIWKDKKEIFTLSTADNPANIDSSVPRKSRTGDIKEVPAPVTIPEYNNYMNGVDHADQLRTAYSTFRTSRKWWLYLFWFLWDTAVVNAFIVMKESPYHKLKTRKGKPKERALIDFRMNVAKQLIADYTENEKASLATVNAGHFPSNGLKRGRCRQCSKRKRRHECFNMCLQCNVHVCVPCFKDWHTDILKNGY; encoded by the exons ATGGATGATTCTGTAATTGATTTTAGTGACAGTGATTTCTCAGAGTTTGAGTCGGACGATGATGTGCCTCTAGCGGATTTGATTCGTAATTTTGATGACAGTTCTGAttcggacggtagtggaagtgaaAGCGAAGACCAGAACAATGACACTTGGTCAGTAAATGACAAAACACCACGCCCAAAGAGGCCATTTATTGGGCCTGAACCGGGACCTACCACTTTACTGAGCCCTGATGATAAAGAATGGGACTTTGTTGAGCTTTTCTTTCCAGTAATGTTGATTGAGCTTCTTGTCAAACAGACCAATCTGTATGCCAGTCAGAAACAATCCAGGAAGCCGGATCCTTCATGGCGACAAGTGACATTTGTTGAAATGAAGGCATGGTTGGGAATCTGCGTGTACATGAGCATTATTCAG TTACCACAGACTCAGATGTACTGGTCTACAGACAAGACCTTTGGTAATTTGTCCATCAGGAAAGTGATGAAACGTGACCGATTTATGAAAATCCTGCAGTACTTTCATGTAAATGATCGATCAAAGATGCAACCAAGGGGTCATCCAACTTATGACAAACTTTTTCTTGTGCGACCTATTCTGGATGAAGTTAGGAAATTGTGTCTCCAAAATTACAACGCGCATCAGAACGTTAGTGTTGATGAGGCTATGGTAAAATTCCGTGGTCGTCTATCATTCAAACAATATCTGCCGGCCAAACCGACGAAATACGGCATAAAAATCTGGGTGCGGGCAGATCCGGCAAATGGCTACGTGAATGACTTTCAGGTTTATACTGGTCGTGATGGACCAGCAGAGAATGGACTTGCACATCGTGTTGTTACTGAACTGATGAATGGAATAAATGGACGAAACCACATTGTGAATATGGACAATTATTTCTCAAGTCCTATGTTATTCCAGGAGTTAGAAAATAATGGAACATACGCTAGGGGAACTGTTAGATCTAACAGGAAAGGCTTTCCACATACAACTTTGAAAAAGAAGGACGTGAAAAATCAAGGAGACATGAAATTTGCGCAGAAAGGAGAATTAGTTGCGTGCATTTGGAAagataagaaagaaatatttactcTTTCAACTGCTGATAATCCAGCAAATATTGATTCCTCTGTACCGAGAAAGTCGCGCACCGGTGACATCAAGGAAGTACCTGCGCCAGTAACAATTCCCGAGTACAACAATTACATGAACGGGGTTGATCATGCTGACCAATTGAGAACAGCCTACTCAACCTTCCGTACGTCAAGAAAATGGTGGTTGTACTTGTTCTGGTTTTTATGGGATACAGCGGTGGTAAATGCCTTCATCGTAATGAAAGAATCCCCGTATCACAAATTAAAAACGAGAAAAGGAAAACCCAAGGAACGCGCATTGATTGACTTTAGAATGAACGTTGCAAAGCAATTGATAGCGGATTATACGGAAAACGAGAAGGCATCTCTTGCCACTGTGAATGCCGGCCATTTTCCAAGTAATGGCTTGAAACGTGGAAGGTGCCGTCAATGTAGCAAAAGGAAAAGGCGGCATGAATGTTTCAATATGTGTTTACAGTGCAATGTTCATGTCTGTGTGCCTTGTTTCAAGGACTGGCACactgacattttgaaaaatgggTATTAG
- the LOC128552156 gene encoding uncharacterized protein LOC128552156, giving the protein MASVIHLKGVRTRFRNVLKKNIEAAKELLKCDVEFCDIDRNISETNKCMQSLKKYCEKLELQSEKLSGADEETDTEFVQQITDEDSELCTDAVECCIILQQHKELLLSEKEKSETKQVKNVTIEETQNEQLVSLQRDMQRLMEIQLQQQEKLIESQTNKGKVSSTKLPKLDLISFSGDKTKWIEFWDSFKCSVHENATLSNSEKFNYLRSKVYGEAQRAISGLTLSDANYEVAVGVLKERFGNEQEVVDVHYNKLINLQPATNKTSSLRVLLDAVEKHLRSLEVLGQNVNQDVFVSMIRAKLLEDVLVQLEILNGTKNEWNTFRLRDRLREYIIARERAEKDKEPDKRSLNSHSVQKGIILNESKEPITRSFSNSGSAHVLAAVRKQPTMKRNTENYADKCRYCQQKHWSDECNKYRTISERKQQLKDSCYKCLKTGHQSNECKRNKLCTHCGEVNKHHRSLCPKKFKFRETMSSEVTEAMDVSEENVLVSTDEMVLMQIALTDIKNPETSETQSVRLILDSGSHRTYITEKLANRLKKQGNRKSN; this is encoded by the coding sequence ATGGCTAGTGTGATACATTTAAAAGGTGTAAGGACTAGGTTTAGAAATGTTCTAAAAAAGAATATTGAAGCTGCCAAGGAATTACTGAAGTGTGATGTCGAATTTTGTGATATTGACAGgaatatttcagaaacaaataaatgtatgcaAAGTCTTAAAAAGTATTGTGAAAAGTTGGAGCTACAAAGTGAGAAATTATCTGGTGCTGATGAAGAAACTGACACGGAGTTTGTCCAACAAATTACTGATGAAGATAGTGAATTATGTACAGACGCTGTAGAGTGTTGTATCATTTTACAGCAACACAAGGAGTTATTACTTAGCGAGAAGGAAAAGAGTGaaacaaaacaagtaaaaaatgtAACGATTGAAGAAACGCAAAACGAACAACTCGTATCTTTACAGAGAGACATGCAAAGACTAATGGAAATACAATTACAACAACAGGAAAAACTCATAGAATCTCAGACTAACAAAGGTAAAGTCTCTTCTACGAAATTACCTAAGTTAGACTTAATATCTTTCAGTGGCGATAAAACAAAATGGATTGAATTCTGGGATTCGTTCAAGTGTTCTGTTCACGAAAATGCAACGCTTTCCAACAGTGAAAAGTTCAATTATTTGAGGAGTAAAGTGTACGGTGAAGCTCAGCGTGCAATATCAGGTCTTACGTTATCCGATGCTAACTACGAAGTAGCTGTCGGAGTTCTAAAGGAACGTTTCGGGAACGAACAAGAAGTGGTCGACGTACATTATAACAAGTTAATTAATTTACAACctgcaacaaacaaaacaagcagTTTAAGAGTACTACTTGATGCAGTAGAAAAACACTTACGCAGCCTAGAAGTGTTAGGACAAAATGTGAATCAAGATGTGTTTGTGTCCATGATAAGAGCCAAATTACTAGAAGATGTGTTAGTCCAACTGGAAATTCTCAATGGTACGAAGAATGAGTGGAATACATTTAGGCTAAGAGACAGGTTACGGGAGTATATTATAGCGAGAGAAAGGGCTGAAAAGGACAAAGAACCAGATAAAAGATCTTTAAATTCGCACTCAGTACAAAAAGGAATAATATTAAATGAGTCAAAAGAACCGATAACGAGAAGCTTTTCAAATTCAGGATCCGCACACGTGTTAGCAGCCGTTAGAAAACAACCAACTATGAAAAGAAACACCGAAAATTACGCTGATAAATGTCGTTATTGTCAACAAAAACACTGGAGTGACGAGTGTAACAAATATCGGACTATCAGTGAAAGGAAACAACAACTAAAGGACAGTTGTTATAAATGCTTGAAGACAGGTCACCAATCCAATGAGTGCAAGAGAAACAAATTATGTACCCACTGTGGTGAAGTAAATAAACACCACCGTAGTTTGTGtccaaagaaatttaaatttagagAAACAATGTCAAGTGAAGTAACGGAAGCCATGGACGTTTCTGAAGAAAATGTGCTTGTGTCAACAGATGAAATGGTCCTGATGCAGATAGCCCTGACGGATATAAAAAATCCAGAAACCTCTGAAACTCAGTCTGTGCGACTTATATTAGATTCGGGATCTCATCGAACATATATTACTGAAAAACTAGCAAATAGGTTAAAGAAACAGGGGAACAGGAAATCAAACTAG